Part of the Chloroflexota bacterium genome is shown below.
GCACCAAGTTGGTTGCAAACGAAACCTACTGGAAAGCTGGTTTCCCTCTCGTTGGTAATGTTACCTTCAAGTATCTGACCAGCGAAGATCAAGTGTTGCAACAATTGGAAAGCGGCGAAATCGACGTAGTTGGTTCAATTGGTTTGACCTTGGCTAACGCTCCTAAGCTCGACGAACTCGAAGCTGCTGGCGTGCTCAAGGGCCAATATGTTCCAGCAACCGTGTGGGAACACATGGACTTCGGTGTCGAGCGCAACGACGGCCAACCATCAGTATTCGCTGATGTCAAGTTGCGCCAAGCTGTAGCTTACGCTGTCAACCGCAAGCAAATCATCGATAACGTCTTGTTCGGCAAGACCGTTGTGATGAACACCTTCTTGCCAGCCGACCACTGGGCTTATCCACCAAACGGCGAAGGCTTGGAAGCTTACGAATACGATGTTGAAAAAGCTAAGGCTCTCTTGGCCGAAGCTGGTTGGACTGCTGGCGCTGATGGTATTCTTGAAAAAGATGGTACCAAGCTCACGGTTCAATTCTTCACCACCGAAAACAACCAAACCCGCGCCTCAGTGGCTCAGTTGATCCAAGAAGACTTGAAAGCTGTTGGGATCGATGTTCAATTGAACTTCGTGCCAGCAACCGATGTCTTGTTCAAGAACGGCGAAGAAGGTATCTTGTCAGGCCGCCGCTTCGACTTAGGCTTGTACGCTTGGGTCAGTGGCCCAGAGCCTTCGACCGCTCTGTACCTCTGTGAGCAAGTGCCAACCGCTGAAAACAGCTACGGTGGCCAAAACAACACCGGCTGGTGTAACGAAGCTTACGACAAGCCAGCGTTGGCCTCACAATCAGAAACCGACCGCGCCAAGCGGATTCCTTTGGTCATCGAAGCTCAAAAGGTCTTCAATGCCGAATTGCCAACCTTCCCATTGTACCAACGCGTCAATGTTGGTGCTTACAACGTCAAGGTTAGCGGCTTGGACTTGAACCCAACCAGCCAAGTTGACTTCTGGAACATCGAAACCTGGGATGTTACCAAGTAATTGGTAAGCTCCCCACTACGGAGCTGCGTGCTTGCACGTGGCTCCGTAGTTGTTCCCTCTCGTTTCCTACAACCTTTCGCGAGCACCATGCAGTTAAATCAAGACAATGTTGTCACTCAGGATGTCGTAACCACCAGACAGTGATTGTCGTGCTTGTGTGGTTTTTTTTGTAATGCGAGATAAATGGTACAATAGGCCAGTTTTTCCAGCTTTAAAATTGATTGCTCTTTTTTTGAACGTAATTGACTAAAGTAGAGTGTAATAGTTAACAACCGTTTATCTTGGTATTAACCATTCAAGCATGTGTAGAGGTACCGCATGACCGTATATCTCATTCGGCGCTTGTTTCAAGCGATGCTCGTTCTCCTGTTCTCATCAGCAGTGATCTACTCGCTGTTTGCGTTGGCTCCTGGTGGTCCACTTGATGAGTTGCGCCAAAACACAGATCCCAAAAGCCGTCCGAGTGAAGAGGATATCAAACGCCAAGCGAAATTGCTTGGGGCTGATAAGCCTTGGTACTTGTGGTATCCAACTTGGTTAGCTGGCGATACTTGGATGGATAAAATTGGCCTTGAGGAATACAAGGGTGATCGCAAAGGAATTTTGCGCTGGGATTGGGGCACATCGTGGAAGTTCCAACGCAATACGCCAGTCTTAGAAATTATTGGCGATAAACTCCCCGATACGCTTTGGTTAATGATTTCCTCAACCTTGATTTCGTTGGTGTTGGGGATTCCGTTGGGGGTCTTCTCGGCAGTACGCCAATATTCATTCTTTGATTATGTGCTGACCACATTTAGCTTTATTGGCTTATCACTGCCAGCCTTCTGGTTTGGTTTGTTGATTATTGCGGTATCGCTATGGTTCAAACGTAATGGCTGGTTCTACTTTCCGGCTGGTGATATTTTGGCCTTGCGCAACTACGAGGTGCCAATCCTCGGTACCGTTGTGGCTGGCTCGTTCCTCGATCGCGTGATGCACCTCGTTATGCCAGTTACCGTGCTTTCAATGCTCAACTTGGCTAACTGGAGCCGCTTTATGCGGGCTAGTATGCTCGAAGTGTTGAGCCAAGATTATGTGCGAACTGCCCGCGCTAAAGGGGTTAAAGAACGGGTCGTGATCTACAAGCATGCCTTCCGCAATGCCTTGATTCCCTTGATCACGATTATCGTTTTTGCAATTCCTGGGGTTTTCGGTGGCGCATTGTTTACCGAAACAGTCTTTAATTATAAAGCACTCGGTTTTACCTTTATTAGCGCTTTGAACCTCAAAGATTACCCATTGGCAATGGCCTTCTTGCTGATCTCATCGATTTTGTTGGTCTTTGCCACCTTGCTTGCTGATATTCTGTATACGATTGTTGACCCACGAATCCGACTTGAGTAGCTACGGCTGACGGTTTGCGATTGGTCTTATCAACACTGTGAAAGGAAAATCCATGGCTGTTTCAACAACTCAAGTCGAAGCTCGCGAGGCAAAAAAAGAAGAATATGAGCGCCCATGGCTTGAGATTCTTAAACGCTTTACCCGTCACCGTTTTGCGGTTGGTAGTGTAATCGTTTTGTTCTTGGTGGTTTTGGCGGTGATCGTTGGGCCGTTCTTGATGCCTTTCGGGGAGACCGATAGTGCGATTGTCAAGAAGAACCAACCACCTGGCACGGCTTATACGTTGCCCAAAGACCTTTTCTATAATGGGATTGGCGGCGAAGTTCGCACGCCCAAGGGTGCTGAGCTAACTTTTTGGTTGGGTACTGATTATAATGGCCGCGATTTGCTGACCCGCTTGCTGTATGCTGGGCGTGTTTCGCTCTATATCGCCGTTGCTGTAACCCTGCTCAGTGAATTGATTGGGATTATCGTTGGCGTGATGAGCGGTTATTTCGGTGGGGTGGTCGATGCCTTTGCAATGCGCTTTGTTGACTTCCTCAACACCTTGCCATTGCTGCCAATTCTCTTAATTATCTCGACTATTTTGAAGCCCACAATCAATGTATTGATTATGATTCTGGTCTTCTTTAGTTGGACTGGCGGCGCACGCTTGATGCGCGGCCAAATTTTGAGCTTACGTGAACAAGAATATGTTTCGGCTTCACGGGCTTTAGGTGCTTCCAACTTGCGGATTATGTTCCGCCACCTGGTGCCAAATGCCTTAGCGCCCAACATTGTTAATGCATCATTGGCCTTGAGTGGTGTGATGATCACCGAAGCCGCCCTAAGCTTTTTGGGCTTCGGGGTGCAATTACCCGCAGCATCTTGGGGTAATATGCTCAAAGATGTTAATACAACCGTTTTGGAAAAATATACGTGGCAAGCCTTCTTCCCGGGGCTGGCAATCTTTATTTGTTCATTGTGCTTCAATTTCATTGGCGATGGCTTGCGCGACGCTCTTGACCCACGCGCCAAACGCTAACCTGTAATTCTTGCTAGATAGGGGCATGCTTGTGGCTCAATCCGATGTTTTGTTGAAACTCAAGGGTGTCAAAACCTACTTTTTCACCGATGAAGGCACTGTCCATGCCGTCGATGGCCTCGATTTTCAGGTGCGTCGTGGCGAAACCTTGGGCATCGTCGGTGAATCGGG
Proteins encoded:
- a CDS encoding peptide ABC transporter substrate-binding protein, whose product is MLRSKRQLMSFALMLVLVVPILAACGGETTPTTAPATTAPATATTDTSSAATAEPTTAEATVEPTVAEATAEPQTGGAPDMDKTIIIGMTQSPDTLFGIESQSSATTQVLSAIQPACFTTLSYEYQPVCFTKLPSFEDGDAVTQTVSVDSAYAGNIVIDDELITDTASLTEAVELEQVVVTWTLIDGMTWEDGTAITAADFVFAAELYQDPGIKNASRFVLDRTEKYEAKDDKTLVWYAAPGYTDATYFLNTFGPEPKHVLESVDPATIGGSDYASKPLAYGPYKILENTPQESTKLVANETYWKAGFPLVGNVTFKYLTSEDQVLQQLESGEIDVVGSIGLTLANAPKLDELEAAGVLKGQYVPATVWEHMDFGVERNDGQPSVFADVKLRQAVAYAVNRKQIIDNVLFGKTVVMNTFLPADHWAYPPNGEGLEAYEYDVEKAKALLAEAGWTAGADGILEKDGTKLTVQFFTTENNQTRASVAQLIQEDLKAVGIDVQLNFVPATDVLFKNGEEGILSGRRFDLGLYAWVSGPEPSTALYLCEQVPTAENSYGGQNNTGWCNEAYDKPALASQSETDRAKRIPLVIEAQKVFNAELPTFPLYQRVNVGAYNVKVSGLDLNPTSQVDFWNIETWDVTK
- a CDS encoding ABC transporter permease, producing MTVYLIRRLFQAMLVLLFSSAVIYSLFALAPGGPLDELRQNTDPKSRPSEEDIKRQAKLLGADKPWYLWYPTWLAGDTWMDKIGLEEYKGDRKGILRWDWGTSWKFQRNTPVLEIIGDKLPDTLWLMISSTLISLVLGIPLGVFSAVRQYSFFDYVLTTFSFIGLSLPAFWFGLLIIAVSLWFKRNGWFYFPAGDILALRNYEVPILGTVVAGSFLDRVMHLVMPVTVLSMLNLANWSRFMRASMLEVLSQDYVRTARAKGVKERVVIYKHAFRNALIPLITIIVFAIPGVFGGALFTETVFNYKALGFTFISALNLKDYPLAMAFLLISSILLVFATLLADILYTIVDPRIRLE
- a CDS encoding ABC transporter permease, which gives rise to MAVSTTQVEAREAKKEEYERPWLEILKRFTRHRFAVGSVIVLFLVVLAVIVGPFLMPFGETDSAIVKKNQPPGTAYTLPKDLFYNGIGGEVRTPKGAELTFWLGTDYNGRDLLTRLLYAGRVSLYIAVAVTLLSELIGIIVGVMSGYFGGVVDAFAMRFVDFLNTLPLLPILLIISTILKPTINVLIMILVFFSWTGGARLMRGQILSLREQEYVSASRALGASNLRIMFRHLVPNALAPNIVNASLALSGVMITEAALSFLGFGVQLPAASWGNMLKDVNTTVLEKYTWQAFFPGLAIFICSLCFNFIGDGLRDALDPRAKR